Proteins co-encoded in one Amaranthus tricolor cultivar Red isolate AtriRed21 chromosome 7, ASM2621246v1, whole genome shotgun sequence genomic window:
- the LOC130818396 gene encoding chlorophyll a-b binding protein CP29.2, chloroplastic-like codes for MASASATATATASSFIGTRLPDVPSNSGKVTCRFGFGTKKVAKKAQPKRSSGGSDRPLWYPGAKAPEYLDGTLVGDYGFDPFGLGKPAEYLQFDYDGLDQNLAKNVAGDIIGTRTESDDVKATSLQPYSEVFGLQRFRECELIHGRWAMLATLGALTVEWLTGVTWQDAGKVELIEGSSYLGQPLPFSMTTLIWIEVLVIGFIEFQRNAELDPEKRLYPGGSFDPLGLASDPEKKSTLQLAEIKHARLAMVGFLGFAVQAAVTGKGPLDNWATHLSDPLHTTILDRFL; via the exons atggcCTCGGCTTCTGCCACTGCTACCGCAACTGCCTCGTCGTTTATTGGTACACGCCTCCCTGATGTACCATCAAATTCAGGAAAGGTCACGTGTCGGTTTGGGTTCGGAACTAAAAAGGTGGCAAAAAAAGCCCAGCCCAAGAGGAGTTCAGGAGGTTCAGACCGTCCATTATGGTACCCAGGTGCTAAGGCCCCAGAATATTTGGATGGAACCTTAGTAGGTGATTATGGGTTTGATCCATTTGGGCTTGGGAAACCAGCAGAGTACTTACAATTTGACTATGATGGATTGGATCAGAACTTGGCCAAGAATGTGGCTGGTGACATTATTGGAACCAGGACTGAGTCGGATGACGTTAAGGCGACATCATTGCAGCCATACAGTGAAGTTTTTGGGCTTCAAAGGTTTAGGGAGTGTGAGCTTATCCATGGAAGATGGGCTATGTTGGCTACTCTTGGTGCTCTAACTGTTGAGTGGCTCACTGGTGTTACATGGCAAGATGCTGGCAAG GTGGAGCTCATTGAAGGATCATCCTACCTTGGTCAACCACTTCCGTTCTCAATGACCACATTGATCTGGATTGAAGTATTGGTGATTGGGTTCATTGAGTTCCAGAGGAATGCAGAGCTTGACCCAGAAAAGAGACTTTACCCAGGTGGAAGCTTTGACCCGTTGGGTTTAGCATCTGACCCAGAAAAGAAATCAACCCTTCAGTTAGCTGAGATCAAGCATGCTAGATTAGCAATGGTTGGCTTCCTTGGCTTTGCTGTTCAAGCTGCTGTAACCGGTAAAGGCCCACTCGACAACTGGGCAACCCATTTGAGCGACCCACTCCACACTACTATCTTGGACAGGTTCCTGTAG
- the LOC130818395 gene encoding carbon catabolite repressor protein 4 homolog 6 isoform X2, which yields MRQASSFSLHRIAAVFVDSPPTLTFAMSSFPRPPFREGRGSRGRRSFSNRTPSISGDSHFQSLYDAHSNFRRNNDFRPIINNCQSLNSSSNSDAGGNYSYRGRNSRFNQRTNQLPGVKFQRPKPADYRTWEFAKVPPPNAERFVVLSYNILADYLANNHRKLYFHIPRRFMSWEWRKGNILFELRLWSPDIICFQEVDRFHDLEEDLRVRGYSGIWKMRTGDPIDGCAIFWRTTRFKLMYEECIEFNKHGMRDNVAQICVLESLLPNHKRDRLASSLSSEGSNRVVICNIHVLYNPRRGEIKLGQVRILLEKAQAVSKMWEDAPVVLCGDFNCTPKSPLYNFISEQKLDISEVDRDKVSGQASAEIQPPPRQYGPQFREQPTRNMAIPTTVQYNNIDTSQHHLLENENEGQSIIENNQTPVSLENSSVVSMLSVPVTSFKENRGLNELSDNLNSQGHLAELNKDENPSAKVAETNETLRGPENAISSSLTLKEKMKGILTTEDSSTHNGDRLSSVRHDFGRNNVEKDGNNSNLSHLDNIQTHSSESDEENMLEDEGDLGEDAEDCLSEISNCRDAFPPNLGDVVPEHETVDVDKPYDPSLWTPLEITTATGNVDSTVLEHPLKLKSTYTEVVGSTGTRDSNGEPLVTSYNTCFMGTVDYIWRSEGLCTAKVLAPISKLAMQPSGGFPTKKWGSDHIALASELVFIKK from the exons ATGCGACAAGCTTCATCATTCTCTCTTCACCGCATCGCTGCTGTGTTCGTCGACTCTCCTCCTACACTCACCTTTGCCATGTCCTCCTTTCCTCGACCTCCG TTCAGAGAAGGCCGTGGTAGTCGAGGTCGCCGGAGTTTCTCTAATCGCACACCGTCTATTTCCGGAGACTCACATTTTCAATCTTTATATGATGCACATTCAAATTTTCGAAGAAATAACGATTTTCGCccgattattaataattgtCAGAGTTTGAATTCTTCGTCAAATAGTGATGCTGGTGGTAATTACAGTTATAGAGGAAGAAATTCGCGGTTTAATCAAAGGACTAATCAATTGCCGGGAGTTAAGTTTCAGCGGCCGAAACCTGCAGATTATAGGACTTGGGAGTTTGCGAAAGTGCCTCCTCCTAATGCTG AGCGGTTTGTTGTTCTCTCTTATAACATACTTGCAGATTACCTTGCTAACAACCATCGAAAACTATACTTTCACATTCCGCGCCGATTTATGAGTTGGGAGTGGCGGAAGGGCAACATACTTTTTGAGCTACGGTTGTGGTCGCCCGACATAATCTGCTTTCAG GAAGTTGACAGATTTCATGATTTGGAAGAGGACTTGAGGGTTCGTGGATACAGCGGCATATGGAAG ATGCGAACTGGTGATCCAATTGATGGGTGTGCTATCTTTTGGCGAACAACAAG GTTTAAGCTGATGTATGAAGAGTGTATTGAGTTCAACAAACATGGAATGCGGGATAACGTTGCTCAAATTTGTGTTCTAGAG tcatTACTTCCAAATCATAAAAGAGACCGGTTGGCTTCATCACTAAG CTCAGAAGGCTCTAATAGAGTTGTCATCTGCAACATTCATGTGCTTTACAATCCAAGAAGAGGAGAAATCAAGCTAGGCCAG GTCAGGATACTTCTTGAAAAGGCTCAAGCTGTATCGAAGATGTGGGAGGATGCGCCAGTGGTCCTATGTGGTGATTTTAATTGCACTCCAAAG AGTCCACTGTACAACTTCATATCTGAGCAGAAG CTAGATATATCTGAAGTAGACAGAGACAAGGTATCTGGACAAGCGTCTGCTGAGATTCAACCTCCACCCAGACAATATGGCCCTCAatttag GGAACAGCCAACTCGCAATATGGCCATTCCCACAACagtacaatataataatattgatacgAGCCAGCACCATTTACTTGAAAATGAGAATGAGGGACAAAGCATTATTGAGAATAACCAAACTCCAGTTAGCCTGGAAAACTCTTCTGTTGTTTCTATGCTAAGTGTGCCAGTGACATCTTTTAAGGAGAATAGAGGGCTAAATGAATTGAGTGATAATTTGAACAGTCAGGGTCATCTTGCTGAATTGAATAAAGATGAGAATCCATCAGCCAAAGTTGCTGAAACCAATGAGACATTAAGAGGTCCTGAAAATGCGATTAGCTCCTCTTTGACGCTCAAGGAGAAAATGAAAGGAATTTTAACAACTGAAGACAGTAGCACCCACAATGGTGATAGATTGTCTTCTGTTAGACATGACTTTGGCAGGAATAATGTGGAAAAGGATGGTAATAACTCAAACTTGTCTCATTTAGACAACATCCAAACACATTCGTCAGAATCGGATGAAGAAAACATGCTAG AAGATGAAGGAGATTTAGGTGAAGATGCTGAGGACTGCTTGTCTGAGATAAGCAATTGTAGGGATGCCTTTCCTCCAAATCTGG GTGATGTGGTTCCTGAACATGAGACCGTTGATGTGGACAAACCTTATGATCCATCTCTTTGGACACCGTTGGAGATAACTACTGCCACAGGAAATGTTGATAGTACTGTTCTTGAGCACCCTTTAAAGCTTAAGAGCACTTACACAGAAGTGGTG GGCTCTACTGGGACGAGAGATTCAAATGGAGAGCCATTGGTGACTAGTTATAACACTTGTTTCATGGGAACTGTTGATTACATATG GCGATCTGAAGGTCTTTGTACCGCTAAAGTTCTTGCTCCAATTTCAAAATTAGCTATGCAACCTAGTGGGGGATTCCCAACAAAG AAATGGGGAAGTGATCATATTGCGTTGGCTTCTGAATTGGTTTTCATCAAGAAGTGA
- the LOC130818395 gene encoding carbon catabolite repressor protein 4 homolog 6 isoform X1, producing MRQASSFSLHRIAAVFVDSPPTLTFAMSSFPRPPFREGRGSRGRRSFSNRTPSISGDSHFQSLYDAHSNFRRNNDFRPIINNCQSLNSSSNSDAGGNYSYRGRNSRFNQRTNQLPGVKFQRPKPADYRTWEFAKVPPPNAERFVVLSYNILADYLANNHRKLYFHIPRRFMSWEWRKGNILFELRLWSPDIICFQEVDRFHDLEEDLRVRGYSGIWKMRTGDPIDGCAIFWRTTRFKLMYEECIEFNKHGMRDNVAQICVLESLLPNHKRDRLASSLSSEGSNRVVICNIHVLYNPRRGEIKLGQVRILLEKAQAVSKMWEDAPVVLCGDFNCTPKSPLYNFISEQKLDISEVDRDKVSGQASAEIQPPPRQYGPQFREQPTRNMAIPTTVQYNNIDTSQHHLLENENEGQSIIENNQTPVSLENSSVVSMLSVPVTSFKENRGLNELSDNLNSQGHLAELNKDENPSAKVAETNETLRGPENAISSSLTLKEKMKGILTTEDSSTHNGDRLSSVRHDFGRNNVEKDGNNSNLSHLDNIQTHSSESDEENMLDVKMTGLSLNVIDESSEDEGDLGEDAEDCLSEISNCRDAFPPNLGDVVPEHETVDVDKPYDPSLWTPLEITTATGNVDSTVLEHPLKLKSTYTEVVGSTGTRDSNGEPLVTSYNTCFMGTVDYIWRSEGLCTAKVLAPISKLAMQPSGGFPTKKWGSDHIALASELVFIKK from the exons ATGCGACAAGCTTCATCATTCTCTCTTCACCGCATCGCTGCTGTGTTCGTCGACTCTCCTCCTACACTCACCTTTGCCATGTCCTCCTTTCCTCGACCTCCG TTCAGAGAAGGCCGTGGTAGTCGAGGTCGCCGGAGTTTCTCTAATCGCACACCGTCTATTTCCGGAGACTCACATTTTCAATCTTTATATGATGCACATTCAAATTTTCGAAGAAATAACGATTTTCGCccgattattaataattgtCAGAGTTTGAATTCTTCGTCAAATAGTGATGCTGGTGGTAATTACAGTTATAGAGGAAGAAATTCGCGGTTTAATCAAAGGACTAATCAATTGCCGGGAGTTAAGTTTCAGCGGCCGAAACCTGCAGATTATAGGACTTGGGAGTTTGCGAAAGTGCCTCCTCCTAATGCTG AGCGGTTTGTTGTTCTCTCTTATAACATACTTGCAGATTACCTTGCTAACAACCATCGAAAACTATACTTTCACATTCCGCGCCGATTTATGAGTTGGGAGTGGCGGAAGGGCAACATACTTTTTGAGCTACGGTTGTGGTCGCCCGACATAATCTGCTTTCAG GAAGTTGACAGATTTCATGATTTGGAAGAGGACTTGAGGGTTCGTGGATACAGCGGCATATGGAAG ATGCGAACTGGTGATCCAATTGATGGGTGTGCTATCTTTTGGCGAACAACAAG GTTTAAGCTGATGTATGAAGAGTGTATTGAGTTCAACAAACATGGAATGCGGGATAACGTTGCTCAAATTTGTGTTCTAGAG tcatTACTTCCAAATCATAAAAGAGACCGGTTGGCTTCATCACTAAG CTCAGAAGGCTCTAATAGAGTTGTCATCTGCAACATTCATGTGCTTTACAATCCAAGAAGAGGAGAAATCAAGCTAGGCCAG GTCAGGATACTTCTTGAAAAGGCTCAAGCTGTATCGAAGATGTGGGAGGATGCGCCAGTGGTCCTATGTGGTGATTTTAATTGCACTCCAAAG AGTCCACTGTACAACTTCATATCTGAGCAGAAG CTAGATATATCTGAAGTAGACAGAGACAAGGTATCTGGACAAGCGTCTGCTGAGATTCAACCTCCACCCAGACAATATGGCCCTCAatttag GGAACAGCCAACTCGCAATATGGCCATTCCCACAACagtacaatataataatattgatacgAGCCAGCACCATTTACTTGAAAATGAGAATGAGGGACAAAGCATTATTGAGAATAACCAAACTCCAGTTAGCCTGGAAAACTCTTCTGTTGTTTCTATGCTAAGTGTGCCAGTGACATCTTTTAAGGAGAATAGAGGGCTAAATGAATTGAGTGATAATTTGAACAGTCAGGGTCATCTTGCTGAATTGAATAAAGATGAGAATCCATCAGCCAAAGTTGCTGAAACCAATGAGACATTAAGAGGTCCTGAAAATGCGATTAGCTCCTCTTTGACGCTCAAGGAGAAAATGAAAGGAATTTTAACAACTGAAGACAGTAGCACCCACAATGGTGATAGATTGTCTTCTGTTAGACATGACTTTGGCAGGAATAATGTGGAAAAGGATGGTAATAACTCAAACTTGTCTCATTTAGACAACATCCAAACACATTCGTCAGAATCGGATGAAGAAAACATGCTAG ATGTAAAAATGACTGGGCTTTCACTCAATGTGATTGATGAATCTTCAGAAGATGAAGGAGATTTAGGTGAAGATGCTGAGGACTGCTTGTCTGAGATAAGCAATTGTAGGGATGCCTTTCCTCCAAATCTGG GTGATGTGGTTCCTGAACATGAGACCGTTGATGTGGACAAACCTTATGATCCATCTCTTTGGACACCGTTGGAGATAACTACTGCCACAGGAAATGTTGATAGTACTGTTCTTGAGCACCCTTTAAAGCTTAAGAGCACTTACACAGAAGTGGTG GGCTCTACTGGGACGAGAGATTCAAATGGAGAGCCATTGGTGACTAGTTATAACACTTGTTTCATGGGAACTGTTGATTACATATG GCGATCTGAAGGTCTTTGTACCGCTAAAGTTCTTGCTCCAATTTCAAAATTAGCTATGCAACCTAGTGGGGGATTCCCAACAAAG AAATGGGGAAGTGATCATATTGCGTTGGCTTCTGAATTGGTTTTCATCAAGAAGTGA